Proteins from a single region of Eremothecium gossypii ATCC 10895 chromosome VI, complete sequence:
- the KEX1 gene encoding serine-type carboxypeptidase (Syntenic homolog of Saccharomyces cerevisiae YGL203C (KEX1)), which produces MLVRKLTLIGAALARAALALQQEDFVVNGELLPGVREIDRAEVPEMHAGLMPLEEDEDGRALFFWRMGEQCGKRCSNELIVWLNGGPGCSSMDGALMETGAFRVAEDGKLYLNSGSWHTRGTMLFVDQPVGTGFSRPGRDGRLRTELSQLADDFLLFMERYYAVFPEDRRRTLVLAGESYAGQYLPYFADAVVRRNAERAPEERYKLQNVMIGNGWVDPDLQSLSYVPFVSSRGLFGPETRNFQDILRDQEACQNAINHGPAKGFSHPECEGILPKLLSSIPGPDRPVQQCINMYDIRLRDVFPSCGMNWPADLPNVHKFFGTPGVLEALHVDPQVAGPWVECKSAVSEALVNAHSRPSVHLIPGLIEAGVKFVFFNGDQDVICNNMGVEMLIAELRWRGHMGFSNATENFDWYHSDADAKTLVAAGVVKRDGPVTFISVFNASHMVPFDVPRISRGIIDIERSATILGVKGDSRMLITVDTEEDVTLSTNAERNQQIRHNQLKRLNGDTRKFTIAVFGLTISSIIGVIVYFSMRLHYGAKIRAILTNPKSGTSSADDFSMDDEYTGTVMGDFHHGTHKKGQYYAVPDTDISSSELHSV; this is translated from the coding sequence ATGCTAGTGAGGAAATTAACGCTTATCGGAGCCGCGTTGGCGCGGGCtgcgctggcgctgcagcaggaggaCTTCGTGGTCAACGGAGAACTGCTTCCGGGCGTGCGGGAGATAGACAGGGCAGAGGTGCCCGAGATGCACGCGGGGCTCATGCCGCTCGAGGAGGACGAAGACGGGCGGGCGCTTTTTTTCTGGCGGATGGGCGAGCAGTGCGGGAAGCGCTGCAGCAACGAGTTGATAGTGTGGCTTAACGGCGGGCCGGGGTGCTCGTCGATGGACGGGGCACTCATGGAGACGGGGGCGTTCCGGGTGGCGGAGGACGGGAAGCTCTACCTGAACTCGGGGTCGTGGCACACGCGCGGCACGATGTTGTTCGTGGACCAGCCCGTCGGGACGGGGTTCTCGCGGCCGGGCCGGGACGGGCGGTTACGGACGGAGTTGTCGCAGCTTGCGGATGACTTTCTCCTCTTCATGGAACGGTACTACGCCGTGTTTCCGGAGGACAGGCGCCGCACGCTCGTTCTAGCGGGTGAGTCGTACGCCGGGCAGTATCTCCCGTACTTTGCGGACGCGGTGGTGCGCCGGAACGCGGAGCGGGCGCCCGAGGAGCGTTACAAGCTTCAGAATGTGATGATTGGAAACGGGTGGGTCGATCCTGATCTACAGTCGCTTTCATACGTGCCTTTTGTGAGCTCGCGGGGCCTATTTGGACCAGAGACCCGCAACTTCCAGGATATCCTCCGTGATCAGGAGGCCTGCCAGAACGCGATTAACCATGGACCTGCCAAAGGCTTCAGCCATCCAGAGTGCGAGGGTATCCTGCCGAAACTTCTGAGCTCCATCCCTGGGCCAGACAGGCCTGTCCAACAGTGCATCAACATGTATGATATCCGTCTCCGTGACGTTTTCCCTTCGTGCGGTATGAACTGGCCCGCGGACTTGCCGAACGTGCACAAGTTCTTCGGCACGCCGGGTGTCTTGGAGGCTCTTCACGTGGACCCTCAAGTTGCTGGGCCGTGGGTGGAGTGCAAGTCAGCTGTTAGCGAAGCGCTAGTCAACGCCCATTCGCGTCCCAGTGTCCACTTGATCCCAGGCCTTATCGAAGCCGGTGTGAAATTTGTCTTCTTCAACGGCGACCAGGACGTTATTTGCAATAACATGGGTGTTGAGATGCTAATTGCGGAGCTAAGGTGGCGTGGCCACATGGGGTTCAGCAATGCTACTGAGAACTTCGACTGGTACCACTCGGACGCCGATGCCAAAACGCTTGTTGCCGCCGGAGTCGTCAAGAGGGATGGCCCGGTCACGTTCATCTCCGTGTTCAACGCCTCGCACATGGTTCCTTTCGACGTACCACGGATCAGTCGTGGTATCATAGACATTGAGCGCTCGGCCACCATTTTGGGGGTCAAAGGCGATAGTCGTATGTTGATTACAGTTGATACTGAGGAAGACGTCACCCTGTCAACCAACGCTGAGCGGAATCAGCAGATTCGCCACAACCAGCTGAAACGTCTGAATGGTGACACACGTAAGTTCACCATTGCTGTTTTCGGACTGACAATTTCGTCTATCATTGGTGTGATAGTTTATTTTAGCATGCGTCTCCATTATGGCGCTAAAATACGTGCTATACTCACCAATCCCAAATCTGGAACGTCCTCCGCGGATGATTTCAGCATGGATGATGAGTATACAGGCACTGTGATGGGAGACTTTCATCACGGTACTCATAAAAAGGGCCAATACTATGCCGTGCCCGACACAGACATCAGCTCTTCCGAGTTACATAGTGTATAA
- a CDS encoding AFR550Cp (NOHBY652; No homolog in Saccharomyces cerevisiae) translates to MAERSFVRWCGSISTASVSGCARAMATPMECTRGSTYKAGSLYTREEQYLLSVTEMALSCSSYDEHVHFSNTSLNSTSTLLRSEQSGTSRPPQAHYNLLSREMEMSYGRELLKMAVLEPIEEEKMPVAYSDILRTNDAILRACRGQKVRYGLPPFMFISGASNGDNMIDANFLFTDDYEQFHYMQRYKNFPNANSLEYVRKMIQPYIEFLDELAADMAERRARYEYSDQHTLPPAKKGWDLVDPAPMPERAKARSHSLVSYMVPQKWGKLWVGMKKRAKFLNPVRVAKRI, encoded by the coding sequence ATGGCGGAAAGGTCGTTCGTGCGGTGGTGCGGTAGTATTTCGACGGCGAGTGTATCAGGCTGCGCCAGAGCAATGGCGACACCAATGGAATGCACCAGAGGCTCGACATACAAGGCGGGGTCTTTGTACACGCGGGAAGAACAGTACCTTCTCAGCGTGACCGAGATGGCGCTCAGCTGTTCCTCGTATGACGAGCATGTGCACTTTTCAAACACTAGCTTGAATAGCACGTCGACGTTGCTGCGTTCGGAGCAGTCGGGCACGAGTCGGCCCCCGCAGGCGCACTACAATCTCCTCTCGCGGGAGATGGAGATGAGCTATGGGCGCGAGTTGTTGAAGATGGCGGTGTTGGAGCCCATCGAAGAAGAGAAGATGCCGGTCGCGTACAGCGATATTTTGCGCACCAACGATGCGATTCTGCGCGCGTGCCGGGGCCAGAAGGTGCGCTACGGGCTGCCACCGTTCATGTTCATTTCCGGCGCGTCCAACGGGGACAACATGATTGACGCCAATTTTCTATTTACAGACGATTACGAGCAATTCCACTACATGCAACGATACAAGAACTTCCCGAACGCGAACTCCCTCGAGTATGTTCGGAAGATGATCCAACCTTACATCGAGTTCCTTGATGAGTTGGCTGCAGACATGGCGGAGCGGCGAGCGCGCTACGAGTACTCGGACCAGCACACGCTGCCGCCAGCCAAAAAAGGATGGGACCTTGTGGATCCAGCTCCTATGCCAGAACGGGCGAAAGCGCGGTCACATAGCTTGGTATCTTACATGGTTCCCCAAAAATGGGGAAAGCTATGGGTTGGCATGAAGAAACGGGCCAAGTTCTTGAATCCGGTACGTGTTGCGAAGAGAATCTGA